Proteins from a genomic interval of Anolis sagrei isolate rAnoSag1 chromosome 1, rAnoSag1.mat, whole genome shotgun sequence:
- the COCH gene encoding cochlin, with the protein MELALLFGGVLFLVSPAMASVPTAITCFTRGLDLRKDRADVLCPGGCPMYQFQVYGNIVYASVSSICGAALHRGHITSSGGPVRVQMLPGREDYSALYANGIQSQVLSRWSSSFTVSSIKSGALEAAARPISTVRPSMGKKPKKTIEKKSGNKDCKADIAFLIDGSYNIGQRRFNLQKNFVGKVAMMLGIGTEGPHVGVVQASENPKTEFYLKNFTSAKDVLFAIKEIGFKGGNSNTGKALKQTVQKFFSPENGVRKGIPRVIVVFIDGWPSDDMEHAGILAREFGINVFIVSIAKPAPEELGMVQDLGFIEKAVCLNNGFFSYNIPTWFGTTKYVKPLVQKLCAHEHMLCSKTCYNSVNVAFLIDGSSSVGDSNFRLMLEFISNVAKSFEITDIGAKIAAIQFTYDQRTEFSFTDYITKESVLSAIRGIRYMSGGTATGEAISHTARNVFGPVRDGANKNFLVILTDGQSYDDVRGPAVAAQQAGITIFSIGVAWAPLDDLKDMASAPKETHTFFTREFTGLEQIVPDVVRAICRDFLESKQ; encoded by the exons TGCCCACTGCCATTACGTGTTTCACAAGAGGGCTTGATCTCAGAAAGGATAGAGCAGATGTCCTTTGTCCAGGCGGCTGTCCTATGTATCAGTTCCAAGTCTATGGAAATATTGTGTATGCCTCCGTTTCCAGTATCTGTGGAGCAGCTTTGCACAG AGGCCACATTACCAGTTCAGGTGGACCTGTAAGAGTACAAATGTTACCTGGGCGAGAGGACTATTCAGCATTATATGCCAATGGAATCCAGTCTCAAGTGCTTTCTAGATGGTCATCATCATTCACAGTATCTA GTATCAAAAGTGGAGCACTGGAAGCAGCTGCAAGGCCCATTTCAACAGTACGCCCATCCATGG GTAAAAAACCCAAGAAGACTATTGAGAAAAAGTCTGGCAACAAAG ACTGTAAAGCGGATATTGCTTTTCTGATTGATGGAAGCTACAATATTGGGCAGCGTAGATTTAATTTGCAGAAGAACTTTGTTGGGAAAGTAGCGATGATGCTGGGAATTGGAACTGAAGGACCACATGTGGGAGTTGTGCAAGCCAG TGAGAATCCCAAAACGGAATTTTACCTGAAAAACTTCACTAGTGCAAAAGATGTCTTATTTGCTATAAAAGAGATTGGCTTCAAAGGAGGCAATTCCAATACAG GAAAAGCCTTAAAACAAACAGTACAAAAATTCTTTTCTCCTGAAAATGGAGTACGGAAAGGTATTCCCAGAGTCATCGTAGTTTTCATAGATGGCTGGCCGTCCGATGATATGGAACATGCTGGTATACTGGCCAGAGAATTTGGCATTAATGTATTCATTGTGTCAATTGCAAAACCTGCACCTGAAGAGCTTGGAATGGTTCAAGATCTTGGCTTTATTGAGAAG gcTGTTTGTTTAAATAATGGCTTCTTTTCTTACAACATACCAACTTGGTTTGGTACTACAAAATACGTGAAGCCACTGGTTCAAAAACTTTGTGCTCATGAGCATATGCTGTGCAGCAAAACGTGCTACAATTCGGTCAACGTCGCCTTCCTGATAGATGGTTCCAGCAGTGTTGGCGACAGCAACTTTCGTCTTATGCTTGAATTCATCAGTAATGTCGCTAAATCATTTGAGATCACAGACATTGGTGCCAAAATTGCGGCTATCCAGTTCACGTATGATCAACGCACAGAGTTCAGTTTTACAGACTACATCACAAAAGAAAGTGTTCTTTCTGCTATCCGTGGAATCCGCTACATGAGCGGTGGCACTGCTACTGGAGAAGCCATTAGTCATACTGCCAGAAATGTGTTTGGGCCAGTGAGAGATGGAGCCAACAAAAATTTTCTGGTGATTTTGACTGATGGCCAATCTTATGATGACGTCCGGGGACCTGCAGTAGCTGCTCAGCAAGCAG GTATCACCATCTTCTCTATTGGGGTTGCTTGGGCTCCACTGGATGATTTAAAAGACATGGCATCTGCACCTAAGGAGACACACACCTTCTTCACAAGAGAATTTACAGGACTGGAGCAGATTGTTCCTGATGTTGTTCGAGCCATTTGCAGGGATTTCCTGGAGTCCAAACAGTGA